A genome region from Prochlorococcus marinus CUG1417 includes the following:
- a CDS encoding polysaccharide biosynthesis tyrosine autokinase: MEKNINLKDSSSNDEENLTLSQIFSILIRRSKLFGIVTLFFFSGSVFFTIYQRTTNPIFRGTFIIMTSDPIGNEPASAPTAKDLALQSFTASSKVDFPTLRIFLKSSLALKPLANKMNLSMEYLERVIKIKDEKLARSPGNIINVSINVKDYKLGKKLISNLSDTYMQLANDWRRKRLNDGLDFLNSQVPEINQRRSKIKSKLSDFRKKYTFIDPRIEGLGIKENIKKHNDSIKEINRNIINLEELKKDVESRRLTSLGFEERFGDKGTGLGVEIENANSPIIKEALKLEEKLEMKKGLYKDKSLVVQNIQNHLDSIRPTVIKAQLEAIDAASEFYKDQLSSYKLAINNYKNEFVLQPDIIKGFEDIQQRIELNDESLGSIIRAREMFRLEIAQKTAPWTLISPPKMYSDPTGPNVLKYLAWGSFISIFLGALIAYIRDRLDNVYHDPATIIDNIGSISLGLIPYISFFEGIREQKKFILKNLDKQIEDDNLNKDKESLTANKDEKINSYQRFFYQEAFRNILTSIRFLESDKEINVVTITSSVPAEGKTLVNILLAKTYSELDKKVLLIDGDMRKPQLHYRLGMNNILGLSNILTDSSLDVSKVIKKVEGYENWDVITSGFVPPDPARLLSSDRMNEFISTLKNLQRYDIVIFDCPPVIGLADASLIAEKTDGMILLVSLDKVPVGLPLEAKKIMKNSGAEFLGVIINSMKEVNNNLLTNKSYGYGDLYAQYAEEENLSEELTSKQILINKIKEYFDKFLKWLDN; the protein is encoded by the coding sequence ATGGAGAAAAATATAAATCTAAAAGATAGTTCAAGTAACGATGAAGAAAACTTAACCTTATCTCAGATTTTTTCAATCCTTATAAGAAGGTCAAAATTATTTGGCATAGTTACTTTATTCTTTTTTTCTGGATCAGTTTTTTTTACTATATATCAGCGAACCACGAATCCAATTTTCAGAGGTACTTTTATTATTATGACCTCGGATCCGATAGGAAATGAACCTGCATCTGCTCCTACTGCGAAAGATTTGGCTTTACAGTCATTCACTGCTAGTTCCAAAGTTGATTTTCCAACTCTAAGAATATTTCTAAAAAGTTCATTAGCATTGAAGCCATTAGCAAATAAGATGAATTTGAGTATGGAGTATTTAGAGAGGGTAATCAAGATAAAAGATGAAAAACTGGCTAGAAGTCCAGGAAATATAATTAATGTCTCTATTAATGTAAAAGACTATAAATTAGGAAAAAAATTAATTTCTAATTTATCAGATACTTATATGCAATTAGCCAATGACTGGAGGAGAAAAAGATTAAATGATGGACTAGATTTTTTAAATTCTCAGGTACCTGAAATAAATCAAAGACGTAGCAAAATTAAATCAAAATTATCTGACTTCAGAAAAAAATATACTTTTATTGACCCAAGAATTGAAGGATTAGGAATAAAAGAAAATATAAAAAAACATAACGACTCTATCAAAGAAATAAATCGAAATATAATCAACCTAGAAGAACTTAAAAAAGATGTTGAATCTAGAAGATTAACATCATTAGGGTTTGAAGAAAGATTTGGAGATAAAGGTACTGGGCTTGGGGTTGAGATCGAGAATGCTAACTCCCCAATTATTAAAGAAGCATTGAAACTAGAGGAAAAACTTGAAATGAAAAAAGGTTTATATAAAGATAAATCTTTAGTTGTTCAAAATATACAAAACCATTTAGATTCGATAAGACCTACCGTAATTAAAGCGCAATTAGAAGCTATAGATGCAGCTTCAGAATTTTATAAAGATCAATTATCCTCTTATAAACTCGCAATAAACAATTACAAGAATGAATTTGTTTTACAACCAGACATAATAAAAGGCTTTGAGGATATTCAGCAAAGAATTGAATTAAATGATGAGAGCCTTGGATCTATTATAAGAGCAAGAGAAATGTTTAGACTTGAAATTGCTCAAAAGACAGCCCCATGGACTTTGATTTCTCCTCCAAAAATGTATTCAGACCCTACTGGGCCTAATGTACTAAAATATCTCGCTTGGGGATCCTTCATAAGTATTTTTTTAGGAGCATTAATTGCTTACATTAGAGACAGACTGGATAATGTCTACCATGATCCAGCTACAATTATCGACAATATAGGTTCTATTAGCCTAGGTCTCATTCCTTATATATCTTTTTTTGAGGGTATTAGAGAACAAAAGAAATTCATTTTAAAAAACTTAGACAAACAAATAGAAGACGATAACCTTAATAAGGACAAAGAATCTTTAACAGCCAATAAAGATGAAAAAATCAATAGTTATCAAAGATTCTTTTATCAAGAGGCTTTTAGAAATATCCTTACATCTATAAGATTTCTTGAAAGTGATAAAGAAATAAATGTAGTTACAATTACTAGCTCTGTCCCAGCCGAAGGTAAAACCTTAGTAAACATATTATTAGCAAAAACATATAGTGAACTAGATAAAAAAGTATTACTTATTGATGGTGACATGAGAAAACCACAATTACATTACAGATTGGGAATGAATAATATTTTAGGCCTCTCCAACATTCTTACAGATTCTTCATTAGATGTCAGTAAAGTTATAAAAAAAGTTGAAGGCTATGAGAACTGGGATGTTATTACATCGGGTTTTGTACCACCCGATCCTGCAAGGCTTTTAAGCTCTGATCGAATGAATGAATTTATATCCACCTTAAAAAATTTACAAAGATATGACATAGTAATATTTGATTGTCCTCCTGTTATTGGATTAGCAGATGCTTCTTTAATTGCTGAAAAAACGGATGGTATGATTCTTTTGGTTTCATTAGACAAAGTGCCTGTTGGTCTTCCTTTAGAAGCTAAAAAAATTATGAAAAATAGCGGAGCCGAATTTTTAGGAGTAATCATTAATTCAATGAAAGAAGTTAACAATAATTTACTTACCAACAAAAGTTATGGTTATGGTGATCTTTACGCACAATATGCAGAAGAAGAGAATCTTTCAGAAGAATTAACCTCAAAACAAATTTTAATAAATAAGATCAAAGAGTATTTTGACAAATTTCTAAAATGGTTGGATAACTAA
- a CDS encoding dual specificity protein phosphatase family protein encodes MGLSKFKINWVLNEELAVGTAPQKQKHLEKLADEGIKAILSLCGENEVKNDLNLDEFFDHKRYVLPDHKTGKILTCIELNESLEILRNLLKSGPVFVHCYAAVERSPLVCMAWLMKEHHLTLQQSLDYLMQSNPGTNPLPGQLRVLKEI; translated from the coding sequence ATGGGCTTGAGTAAATTTAAAATCAATTGGGTTCTTAATGAAGAGCTTGCTGTAGGAACAGCTCCTCAAAAGCAGAAACACTTAGAAAAATTAGCCGATGAGGGTATTAAGGCAATATTAAGTCTTTGCGGTGAAAATGAAGTAAAAAATGACCTTAATTTGGATGAATTTTTTGATCATAAAAGATATGTTTTACCAGATCATAAGACAGGGAAGATTCTTACTTGTATTGAATTAAATGAATCATTAGAAATTTTAAGAAATTTACTTAAGTCTGGGCCCGTTTTTGTTCATTGTTATGCTGCAGTTGAAAGATCTCCTTTAGTTTGTATGGCATGGTTAATGAAGGAACATCACTTAACTCTTCAGCAATCCCTTGATTATTTAATGCAGTCAAATCCTGGGACAAATCCTTTACCTGGTCAACTGAGAGTGCTAAAAGAGATATAA
- a CDS encoding YdcF family protein codes for MYFISKLIPLLILPFGLTLIFLIIFAKKKSLILLVPTIFISFFGNGIISEMLWRYIESPWERLSVKEMPKADAIVVLSQKRHLPPGKSKIIEWWHDPDRFMSGLMLLKAKKAEKIIFTGGSSPYLPELPPEGNIYKQEAIAFGIEPNKILTTRPVSNTIEESKAVKSILSNKKATILLVTSAFHMKRAKKLFEKESIIVIPYPVDFKSSKYFGKKKLLNPYNFFPNASSLHSSSKAIREIMGRLKYNTF; via the coding sequence ATGTACTTTATAAGTAAATTAATTCCACTTTTAATACTTCCCTTCGGCTTGACATTAATATTTTTAATTATCTTTGCAAAAAAAAAATCCTTAATTTTATTAGTTCCAACAATATTTATTTCATTTTTTGGTAATGGTATTATCTCGGAAATGTTATGGAGATATATAGAGTCTCCATGGGAAAGATTGAGTGTAAAAGAAATGCCGAAAGCCGATGCGATTGTAGTTTTGAGTCAAAAAAGGCATTTACCACCCGGCAAAAGTAAAATAATCGAGTGGTGGCACGATCCTGATAGATTCATGTCTGGTTTGATGCTTTTAAAAGCAAAAAAAGCAGAAAAAATAATTTTTACAGGTGGGTCTAGTCCTTATCTTCCTGAGTTACCCCCTGAAGGAAATATTTATAAGCAAGAAGCGATAGCATTTGGAATCGAACCTAATAAAATTTTAACTACAAGACCTGTAAGTAATACCATAGAAGAATCCAAAGCAGTTAAATCTATACTTAGTAATAAAAAGGCAACAATATTATTAGTAACCAGTGCATTCCATATGAAAAGAGCAAAAAAATTATTTGAAAAAGAATCAATTATTGTTATACCTTACCCTGTAGACTTCAAATCAAGTAAATACTTTGGGAAAAAAAAATTATTAAATCCATATAATTTTTTTCCAAATGCGAGCAGTTTACATTCAAGTTCTAAAGCTATTAGAGAAATTATGGGGAGATTAAAATACAACACTTTTTAA
- a CDS encoding exonuclease domain-containing protein encodes MENYSNLLIIDAEWTAWEGSMERNWSLENEYREIVQISAIKIYNLETLHNTQFFSIYIKPKINSLLSDYFINLTGIKQKDIETNGMDLVSGSKLLSEFIKNCHCLSWGNDIKRINDNLDLISSKFKIKPSKSSDIRELFRLYGVNTKDYTSGLIDNYSNEKSIIKPGSNHNALSDCVSMVSALSKFERSHGKDVLINYLSKLKKI; translated from the coding sequence ATGGAAAATTATTCAAATTTATTAATCATTGATGCAGAATGGACTGCATGGGAAGGTTCGATGGAGAGAAATTGGAGCTTAGAAAATGAATATAGAGAAATAGTACAAATTTCAGCCATTAAAATTTATAACTTAGAAACCCTTCATAATACGCAATTTTTCTCGATTTATATAAAGCCGAAAATCAATAGTTTATTAAGTGATTACTTTATAAATCTAACGGGTATCAAACAAAAAGATATAGAGACAAATGGTATGGATTTAGTATCAGGCTCAAAATTACTTTCTGAATTTATTAAAAATTGTCATTGTCTATCATGGGGAAATGATATAAAAAGAATAAATGATAATCTAGATTTAATTTCATCAAAATTTAAAATTAAGCCTTCAAAATCTTCAGATATTCGAGAACTATTTAGACTTTATGGAGTTAATACTAAAGATTATACTTCTGGGTTAATTGACAATTATAGTAATGAAAAAAGCATAATTAAACCAGGAAGTAACCATAACGCATTATCGGATTGTGTCTCCATGGTTTCTGCATTATCAAAATTCGAAAGGTCTCATGGGAAAGATGTTTTAATTAATTATTTAAGCAAACTAAAAAAAATATAA
- a CDS encoding holo-ACP synthase: MFGGLVTLEKNIYKNLVEVIKQFPLNKNVKITEESKLWEVINLFSSLLAERVKVRLEEVFPQIEFEEITAETTIREILNSIEKNQTFPKNNKESSIEKDLNIYFDSSNNEQDHNSNEIGIGVDIQHLSSFPDDIFSSDNVNLRSSLFTELEVVYSLSRPDPKITLLGIYAAKEAVIKALNNKNKIQFNFIEIRHYSNGKPYVILKSYPKIFLEISISHSIDVAIGYCIKR, from the coding sequence ATGTTTGGGGGGCTGGTAACATTGGAAAAAAATATCTATAAAAATTTAGTTGAAGTAATTAAACAATTTCCTTTAAATAAAAATGTAAAGATAACAGAAGAATCAAAATTATGGGAAGTAATAAATCTTTTTAGCTCCTTATTGGCAGAAAGGGTTAAAGTGAGATTAGAAGAAGTATTCCCCCAAATTGAATTTGAAGAAATAACAGCTGAAACTACAATAAGAGAGATTCTTAATAGTATTGAAAAAAATCAAACTTTCCCAAAAAATAATAAAGAAAGTTCTATAGAAAAAGATTTAAATATTTATTTTGATTCTTCTAATAATGAACAAGATCATAATTCAAATGAAATTGGAATAGGAGTAGATATACAACATTTGTCTTCTTTCCCTGATGATATATTCTCATCAGATAATGTAAACCTTAGATCTTCATTGTTTACTGAACTTGAAGTGGTTTATTCTCTTTCTAGGCCAGATCCTAAAATAACTTTATTAGGCATATATGCTGCTAAGGAGGCAGTTATAAAAGCGTTAAATAATAAAAATAAAATTCAGTTTAATTTTATTGAGATAAGACATTATTCCAATGGTAAGCCTTATGTAATATTAAAAAGTTATCCAAAAATATTTTTAGAAATATCCATATCACATTCTATTGATGTGGCAATTGGATATTGTATTAAAAGATGA
- a CDS encoding acyl-CoA synthetase, giving the protein MSNLIIDIPPENWRDNSFENQNFNLYEFILKKYNKNDVLAKIIKSDGTIKEINKDYLDSQVKSLVGKITRLLNNSIKKQIKILGIIGSSEESLIFMLACAYLGAHHSICFEDLSHKAILARIELFKPDIVIFSNNQSSKIEKLENIEIMNIKAKYKINAENLLEEFNENIKYTSLPNLYSKDSALFTLFTSGSTGLPKGVVHGVRSYINYAKFSTNYFFGANENSIIFCATDAGWINGHTYAVYGPLSNGSQTILCENLNYLLENTNIFDLINKLKITCFYSSVTFLRLLKSRFDENKIYNNNNSFFPSLERIGSCGEPLAHEVGLWAAEFFKPSRKAIVNTYFQTETGGILVAPRDEDGLPDDYSSVGKPREDLGLFIAKEKFSNEKLDAENIDPNEIIISKYWEGIYKEIQSDREVNYFTSEGFYRLHDVGYFDNKGFLYVGGRSDDVINTAGHRISSAEIESICLSIKGVSEACVVSKNDNILGEKPIIFISLNKNREYEFENIHKNILDKIRQNLSVYHLPEEIILFDYLPKTKSGKIQRRIMREIISKLIIDQNKDYSTLSNKEKFFKIYFKYIKEQIDRYTSNSEIFSLNLFEKEFTKLFNFESTIKYFILMVIEKLFRLGTEFFPKDLFLNLELHNSEYIELSYKLNNNSIKDIHENFFDSSFKNALFFKDIINGCLRIDLNNNKTIIIIFKSFDIKNNTFKINIIFDNHENDSIKIIRSQIYNLIDKLSNNKSKINSKGEFFDISDKENNLNSSSIKKEYFCFKCRANINELERDRGNDAFLLKVISTENNARYICDLCLGGW; this is encoded by the coding sequence ATGTCTAATTTAATAATTGATATTCCTCCGGAAAATTGGAGAGATAATTCGTTTGAAAACCAAAATTTCAATTTATATGAATTTATTCTAAAAAAATATAATAAAAATGATGTGTTAGCGAAAATAATAAAATCAGATGGGACAATTAAAGAGATAAATAAGGATTATCTGGATTCACAAGTTAAATCTCTTGTTGGAAAAATAACTAGGCTTTTAAATAATTCTATAAAAAAACAGATAAAAATTTTAGGAATTATTGGTAGTTCAGAGGAATCTTTGATTTTTATGCTGGCCTGTGCTTATCTAGGAGCTCATCATAGTATTTGCTTTGAAGATTTATCTCATAAAGCAATACTAGCAAGGATAGAATTATTCAAACCTGATATAGTTATTTTCTCAAATAATCAATCTTCAAAAATTGAAAAATTAGAAAATATAGAAATAATGAATATAAAAGCAAAATATAAGATAAATGCTGAAAATTTACTTGAAGAATTTAATGAAAATATTAAATATACATCATTACCTAATTTATATTCAAAAGATTCTGCACTTTTTACATTGTTTACTTCAGGTTCAACAGGTTTACCTAAAGGCGTGGTTCATGGAGTTAGATCATATATAAATTACGCAAAATTTTCTACTAATTATTTTTTTGGGGCTAATGAAAATTCAATCATTTTCTGTGCGACTGATGCTGGTTGGATTAATGGCCACACTTATGCAGTTTATGGCCCACTTTCAAATGGCTCACAAACTATTTTGTGTGAAAATTTAAATTATCTTTTAGAAAATACAAATATTTTTGATTTAATTAATAAATTAAAAATTACTTGCTTCTATTCATCAGTTACTTTTCTCAGATTACTAAAAAGTAGATTTGATGAGAATAAAATTTATAATAATAATAATTCTTTTTTTCCCAGCCTAGAAAGAATAGGATCTTGTGGTGAACCTCTAGCACATGAAGTTGGTTTATGGGCTGCAGAATTTTTTAAGCCTTCAAGAAAAGCAATAGTTAATACTTATTTTCAGACTGAAACTGGGGGTATATTAGTTGCTCCGAGAGATGAGGATGGTCTTCCGGATGACTATTCATCAGTTGGTAAACCTAGAGAGGATTTAGGATTATTTATTGCAAAGGAAAAATTTAGTAATGAAAAACTAGATGCTGAAAATATAGACCCAAATGAAATAATTATTTCAAAATATTGGGAAGGAATATACAAAGAAATTCAATCTGATAGAGAAGTAAATTATTTCACTTCAGAGGGTTTTTATAGATTACATGATGTTGGATATTTTGATAATAAGGGATTTCTTTATGTAGGAGGTAGAAGTGATGATGTTATAAATACCGCAGGTCACAGAATATCTAGCGCAGAGATTGAAAGTATATGTCTCTCTATAAAAGGGGTCAGTGAAGCTTGTGTCGTATCAAAAAATGATAATATTTTAGGTGAAAAGCCTATAATTTTTATTTCATTAAACAAAAATAGAGAGTATGAATTTGAAAATATTCATAAAAATATTCTTGATAAGATTAGACAAAATTTAAGTGTATATCATCTGCCAGAAGAAATAATTTTATTTGATTATCTACCCAAAACAAAAAGTGGAAAAATTCAAAGAAGAATAATGAGAGAAATAATATCAAAGTTAATTATTGATCAAAATAAAGATTATTCAACTCTAAGTAATAAAGAAAAATTTTTCAAAATTTATTTCAAATACATCAAAGAGCAAATAGATAGATATACTTCTAATTCAGAAATATTTTCTTTAAATCTTTTTGAAAAGGAGTTCACTAAGTTATTTAATTTTGAATCAACTATTAAATATTTTATTTTAATGGTGATTGAAAAACTATTTCGACTAGGAACAGAATTTTTCCCTAAGGATTTATTCTTAAATCTTGAATTGCATAATTCAGAATATATCGAATTATCATATAAGTTGAATAATAATTCTATAAAAGATATTCATGAAAACTTTTTTGATTCTTCTTTTAAAAATGCATTGTTTTTTAAAGATATAATAAATGGATGTTTAAGAATTGATTTAAATAATAATAAAACAATTATTATAATTTTTAAAAGTTTTGATATTAAAAATAATACCTTCAAAATAAATATAATCTTTGATAATCATGAAAATGATTCTATAAAAATAATTAGGAGTCAAATTTATAATCTCATTGATAAGTTATCAAATAATAAGAGTAAGATAAATTCAAAGGGAGAATTTTTTGATATTTCTGATAAAGAAAATAATTTAAATTCAAGTTCTATTAAAAAAGAATATTTTTGTTTTAAATGCAGAGCAAATATTAATGAATTAGAGAGAGACAGAGGAAATGACGCTTTTTTATTAAAGGTAATATCTACTGAGAATAATGCTAGATATATTTGTGATTTATGTTTGGGGGGCTGGTAA
- a CDS encoding acyltransferase yields the protein MKALIKVVGLNFIFKINSAIWFLILKLKGIKVGRNFYIEGVIFLKLKGDDYSKISIGNNVSINGDLDLRTRESGKIIIKNDINFDSDIRIVAARNSEINIENGVRIGRNTMIVAGEDVKIGANVLIGPNSLIQTSNHGFSNPGDIKGQKYSHKRIEIENGSWIATCVILLPGAFIGEGSVIGAGSVVSKKISPKSIVSTPPAKIISKRS from the coding sequence ATGAAAGCATTAATAAAAGTTGTTGGGCTAAATTTTATTTTTAAAATCAATAGCGCCATATGGTTTTTAATACTTAAATTAAAAGGTATAAAAGTTGGAAGAAATTTTTATATTGAAGGTGTTATATTTCTAAAGCTTAAAGGTGATGATTATTCGAAAATTTCAATAGGGAATAACGTATCTATCAATGGTGATTTAGATTTAAGAACTAGAGAGTCTGGGAAAATAATTATAAAAAATGATATAAACTTCGATAGTGATATAAGAATAGTAGCAGCAAGGAATAGCGAAATAAATATAGAGAATGGAGTAAGGATTGGAAGAAATACTATGATAGTTGCAGGTGAAGATGTAAAAATTGGTGCAAACGTACTTATTGGCCCTAATTCTTTAATTCAAACTTCTAATCATGGATTTTCAAATCCAGGAGATATAAAGGGACAAAAATATTCACACAAGCGCATCGAGATTGAAAATGGAAGTTGGATTGCTACATGCGTAATATTATTACCTGGAGCTTTTATTGGCGAAGGATCAGTAATAGGAGCAGGTTCAGTTGTTTCAAAAAAAATCAGTCCAAAATCAATTGTTTCAACTCCGCCGGCAAAAATAATATCTAAAAGATCTTAA
- a CDS encoding cytidylyltransferase domain-containing protein, giving the protein MDKNLCIIPVRGGSKGIPGKNARKIYKNISLLEWTINQAKSAFPLNNIFVSTEDHELKNITLNNGIFLVNRPMELATDDATTASVVKHLLKEVDFKCERFNSITILQVTSPLRQKKDILNALNMINQENYDSVLSVYKSDNSAAKTYILEEGNAKSLLPNYEFLSRQKLPIFYRRNGAIFSVKRELFDLTGKLWGGDLGLVIMEKERSIDIDNFEDLENARKYLNNYQEK; this is encoded by the coding sequence ATGGATAAAAATTTATGTATTATTCCAGTAAGAGGTGGAAGTAAGGGTATTCCTGGAAAAAATGCTAGGAAAATATATAAAAATATTTCTCTTCTAGAATGGACTATTAATCAAGCAAAATCGGCTTTTCCATTAAATAATATTTTCGTATCAACAGAAGATCACGAGCTTAAAAATATTACATTGAATAATGGTATTTTTTTAGTAAATAGACCAATGGAACTGGCTACTGATGATGCTACTACAGCATCTGTTGTAAAACATTTACTTAAAGAAGTTGATTTCAAATGTGAAAGATTTAATTCAATTACTATACTTCAAGTAACTTCACCTTTAAGGCAGAAAAAAGATATTTTAAATGCATTAAATATGATTAATCAAGAAAATTATGATTCAGTTTTAAGTGTTTATAAATCTGATAATAGCGCCGCAAAAACTTATATTTTAGAAGAAGGTAATGCTAAATCTCTCCTTCCGAATTATGAATTCTTAAGCAGGCAAAAGTTACCTATTTTTTATAGAAGAAATGGAGCCATTTTTTCTGTAAAAAGAGAATTATTTGATTTAACAGGTAAATTATGGGGAGGGGATTTAGGACTTGTCATTATGGAAAAAGAGAGGTCTATAGATATTGATAATTTTGAAGATTTAGAAAATGCAAGAAAATATTTAAATAATTATCAAGAGAAATGA
- the neuC gene encoding UDP-N-acetylglucosamine 2-epimerase, whose product MKRKVCIAVHSRANYGRIKTVMREIDKHPLLELQLIVGSSALLTRFGSAINNIRADGFKELATVSSIIEGENPTTMAKSTGLAIIELATHFENLKPDIVLTVADRFETLATAIASSYMNIPLAHTQGGEVTGSIDESVRHAITKLAHIHFPATERAKDFILRLGEDPSSVYLTGCPAIDLVAESDLKLDPEIFKKYGGVGEEIDPDKDFIVVLQHPITTEYGEGFAQINHTLSAAFKHAQKGMQIIWLWPNVDAGSDDVSKGIRSFREKNNTINMRFYRNFSPEDYICLLANAKCIVGNSSSGLRECAFLGTPCVNIGSRQEGREKSDNVIDVNHDSNNIYEAINYQIKHGKYKKSTIVGDGKSGKKIANYLATCKTTIQKKIHYIKE is encoded by the coding sequence ATGAAAAGAAAGGTTTGTATAGCTGTTCATAGTAGAGCTAACTATGGTCGAATAAAAACAGTAATGAGAGAAATTGATAAACATCCTCTCTTAGAATTACAGTTAATAGTTGGTTCATCAGCTCTACTAACAAGATTCGGTTCGGCAATTAATAATATACGTGCAGATGGTTTTAAAGAATTAGCAACTGTATCATCAATAATAGAAGGCGAAAATCCAACAACAATGGCTAAATCTACTGGTTTGGCGATTATTGAATTAGCTACGCATTTTGAAAATTTAAAACCCGATATTGTATTGACAGTTGCTGATAGATTTGAAACTCTTGCCACTGCAATCGCATCAAGTTATATGAATATTCCTCTTGCTCATACTCAGGGTGGTGAAGTAACCGGTTCTATTGATGAATCAGTTAGACATGCAATAACAAAATTAGCTCATATTCATTTCCCGGCAACGGAAAGAGCAAAAGATTTTATTTTACGATTAGGTGAAGATCCTAGTTCAGTTTACTTAACCGGTTGTCCAGCAATTGACTTGGTCGCAGAATCTGATCTGAAATTAGACCCTGAAATTTTTAAAAAATATGGGGGAGTTGGTGAAGAGATTGACCCAGATAAGGACTTTATAGTAGTACTACAACATCCAATTACTACAGAATACGGAGAGGGATTTGCTCAAATTAATCACACTTTAAGTGCTGCTTTTAAGCATGCCCAGAAGGGAATGCAAATTATTTGGCTTTGGCCAAATGTTGATGCGGGTTCAGATGATGTCTCTAAAGGGATAAGATCATTCAGAGAGAAAAATAATACTATAAATATGAGATTTTATAGAAATTTTTCACCTGAGGATTATATATGTTTATTGGCAAATGCGAAATGTATTGTTGGAAATTCTTCATCAGGACTTAGAGAGTGTGCTTTCTTAGGAACACCTTGTGTAAATATTGGTTCAAGACAAGAAGGAAGAGAAAAAAGTGATAATGTAATTGATGTAAATCATGATAGTAATAATATATATGAAGCTATAAATTATCAGATAAAACATGGGAAATATAAAAAATCTACTATTGTAGGGGACGGAAAATCTGGTAAAAAGATTGCAAATTATTTAGCTACTTGTAAAACTACCATACAGAAAAAAATACATTACATAAAAGAATAG